The Marinomonas sp. CT5 genome contains the following window.
AGGTAGTTCCCATGCCTAAACCCAAAGCCATAATCCAAGAAACAATGGTATTTGAATCTGCGCCCGCGGCTTGAGCCGCTTGAAAAACAATCGCAACTGAACTAGCAAAACCAATAAGCACGGCTACAAAACCTGCAACAAATGCACTTACACTAAAATCCTTCACTATACCAAGCACAACGCTATTACCTTATCCGCTTAATAGAAGTGCTCACTATATTTCAAAAACAACGTTTTTGTATACATTTTTATCCATGAACAAGCATATAACCCACTAGACCAAGGGTGAAGCCCATTACTGCCCCCCATTGGTGGCGCCCAATGTTTTTCTAATACCACTTGAGGTGCAATATCTTGAAATACAGCATATAAAATACCACCTGAGGCAAATAGCATTATTCCAGACACAAACTCGGGCCATTCGGATAACCATAAATGCGCAATCACGCCTGCAATCGGCCCAGTCAATGCAAGCAAAGCAAAAAAGCAAATAATAGTTATAGAACGATAATGAGAAGAAGATTTCAGCTCTCGAAATGCATTAAAACCTTCTGGTAAATTTTGCATTGTAATTAAAACTGCAAGCAATACTCCATTGCTCGCATCTAAAGCAAACGCAGCGCCAAGAGCCAAAGACTCGGGAATGAAATCAACCAACATGGCAACCAGTTGACTCATTGAGGCCTTACTTTTACAAAGTCGTATATCCAACCACATAAACGCCATACCACCTAACAGAAACAAAAAAGCGGCAGACTTAACAGTAAAATGCTCCACTCCCTCGGGCACAAAAACTAGGGCGATAGCAGATAACAAAGCACCACCACCAAATGCCGTAATACCATGCATTAACTCAACTTCTAACCATTCTGGCTGAATACGCTCAAAGTTAGCAATCAAAGCCCCCAAAGGCATTGCCAAACCAGCTAATAAAGTTAAAAAGATAACATTATATAAAGGTTCCATTACTAAATTATCCTTGGAGATACTTGCAAGTTTGGAATAATAAAAAGCCTGCTTTCAATTAAACAGGCTTAGTTACTATTTTATATATAGTATTAGAATTCACTAATTATTTATGACACTCAAAAGACTTTTTAAAGTGATTTTTGATTCAATCTTTTTGTTCCAAGTCTATATTGACCCAAGCATCCCAACCTTGCCATTCGTCTTGGACATCCCGCTCATCTAAGATGGTCTTTTTCTCTACAATTATTTTATAAAAGGCACCAATAAGCCGCTTCATTATGCTTTCCTCCACTTAAGTTGTTAAACCCAGCATAAGCACTTTGATAAAATTTATATAATCATCATTCACTAACAGCCCAATATGAAAAACCTATTCGAGCAATTAGATATTAGCGTAATACTAAAATTGGCAGTTGAACCTGAACAGTTAATCCTTTAGGAAAAGAGTCTTCAAAGAAAAGCGAACCTTGGTATTTATCAACAATATTCTTTACAATGGACAGTCCCAGACCTGCCCCATCGACTTCTCCAGTACGAAAAAAGCGCTCACTTAACCTATGCTTTTCTTCTTGCCTAATCCCTTTACCGACATCTATTACTTTTAATTCGGCGTTGTTTTTAGACTGGGACCAAATAACATTTATAACTGAGCCATCCGGTGAAAATTTAATCGCATTACTCAGTAAGTTCTGTAGTAATACTTCAATATGATTTGATTCCACACCGCAGAGCCAAGACAAACTATTATCAATATCTAAACTAATTTCAACCTTGTTATGCCAAGCTAAAGGCAAAACATCAGCAATCATTGATCGGCTGATTGCCGCTACATCAACAATTTCTTTAATGACTTTCTTTTGATGCTCGAGACGAGCAAGAGCCAGCAATTGAGAGACAATTCGGCTCGATCTATCAACACCTGCGGTTAACTGATTAAGGGACTCTGTTCTTTCTGTATCATTTTCTGCTAACGTGGCATTTTCTGCATGCACTCTAAGAATACTTAGAGGTGTTCTCAATTCATGTGCTGCATCGGCTATCCAACGCTTTTCTCTTTCCATCAGTACATCAATTTCTAACAAAAGCCCGTTCAATGCCGTTTTTAAAGGAGCCAATTCTTTAGGCACATTAGACATTTCAATCGGCTCTAACTTAGTTGGTGCAATTTTCTTAATTCTTTGTGTAAGCTGCTGAAGTGGCGCCAAGCCAAAGCCCACAGCCCCCCATACAAGAGCGGCCAAAATAGGCCAAGCGAGTATCTCAGGAAAAAGAGTTTGAAAAACGATTTGATCTGAAATTTCTCCTCTTATATCAGCCCTTTCAGCCACGATAACCTTAATATTTCCACTGGTTTTATTTAGTGTAAAAGTACGCCACTCGTATTGTCCTGACTTAGCATCACCATAACCTGATTCATCAGTCTTTAAACTCGAAAACGTCATTGAATCAGACGTAATTTTTAATTTATCGTCACTCCAAATTTGATAAAAAATTTTACTTTCATATTTATGACCAACAGACGCATTTGTATCACTCTGGTCTATCAGTAATGGCAAAATAATATCTTCATTCGCACCTAGCTTTTCGATGCTTTCTGAGAGTGTAAGCAGAAGACGTGCCTGCTGAGCTAGGCGAGCATCAAATAGTTCTTCAACTTCATGGTTGGCAAACAACAAACCAATAACCATGATAAAAATACTTGTCATAACAAAGAGACACATGACAAAAAATAGGGTTCTTCGGCGAATTGAGCTAAATAGATTTTTGTTAATCCATTTCTTGATCAACCACATAGCCAATGCCTCGTATGGTGCGAATTATCTCAGGAAATAATTTTTTACGTAAATGATGAATATGAACTTCAAGCGCATTACTCTCCACATCGTCACCCCAGCCATACATCAATTGCTGAAGCACATCACGAGTGAAAACATGCCCTGGCTGACTAACAAGTTCATGTAATAAAGAGTATTCTCGACGTGTTAACGTTACGTCTTTATCTTGATAAGTTACTTTATGACTTGCCGGAAACAAAGTAACCCCTTTGTAATGAATTTCGCTAATGGCTCGTCCATAACGGCGGCGTAACAAAGCACGTACGCGGGCTTTTAACTCAGTTACCTCAAAAGGTTTAGCCAAATAGTCATCGGCTCCTAAATCCAAACCAGCCACTCTGTCTTCCAGTGCATCTCTTGCGGTAAGAATAAGAACTGGAACAGAGTTTTCATTGGCTCTTAATTGCTTAAGAACAGACAAACCGTCCAGTCTTGGCAACCCCAAGTCCAAAATAACTAAATCAAAGACTTCATTTGCTAATGCATCTAAAGCATATATGCCATCATGAAGCAAATCGACCGTATAATCTTCTCGCTTCAAAGCCGTTACAAGGCCATCCGCTAATGAAAGATCATCCTCAATCACTAGTATTCGCAAACCCAGTCCTTCTTTTATAAATAAGCCAAATTAGATTCCAACACACCTTTTGATGCCAATAAACTCATTTCAGTTTTTTCAAGCTACTACAATCACAAAGTGTCTAAAATGAATGAATATGCATATATTGATACAAATACTAGTCAAATAAATAACGGGGACGAGTCACAGCAAATTTTTCTGAAGATGAAAATTCTTAAAACAGCAAACACCTCTAAATATTTGCCTTTGAGAGTTTTCTTACCTCAATCAAAGGTAACATTCTACTCTACTGACTTGCCATTCATAGAGAGCCTACTGATTCCCCATAACGAAAAAACCCTACCCTGATAATCAGGATAGGGTTTCTCTAATTAAATCTTGATAACGACCTACTCTCACATGGGATCTCCCACACTACCATTGGCGATGGCGCTTTTCACTTCTGAGTTCGGGATGGGATCAGGTGGTTCAACGCCTCTATGATCATCAAGAAAACTGGTTTGTTTTATTAGCAATCGTCTAATAAAACCAAATTTTCAATTGCCTGATTTCTTATCAGGACTTCTAAATATAAAGCTTGACGACGACCTACTCTCACATGGGATCTCCCACACTACCATTGGCGATGGCGCTTTTCACTTCTGAGTTCGGGATGGGATCAGGTGGTTCAACGCCTCTATGATCGTCAAGCAATTCGTTTTGCGTTTTGTTCTGGTTGGACGTTGTCGTCTCACCAAAACACGCGAATACGTGCTTGGATCTTTAACAATTCATTTTGAAATAGGGATAACCAAGTATCAAACCGATGTTATTTTCATCGTAATTCTATGTGTCTTTGTCATTTTGATGATCTTGAGCTTTCACTCNNNNNNNNNNNNNNNNNNNNNNNNNNNNNNNNNNNNNNNNNNNNNNNNNNNNNNNNNNNNNNNNNNNNNNNNNNNNNNNNNNNNNNNNNNNNNNNNNNNNAAAGTGTGTTTATCCACTCCCCGAACCTTTTCGCAGATTACCACGTCCTTCATCGCCTCTGACTGCCAAGGCATCCACCGTGCACGCTTGGTCACTTGACCATATAACCCAAAATAGTTTTCTAATCCCTAACTCTAAGAAGAGTCAGTATTAAAACAACACTCAGATCACATACCAAAGGGCTTTTGTACCCCTCTGGATTTACGATTTAGAAAGTCATCTAGGTTAAAGATGCTTTCCACCGGTTTGACGCTTGATTATCGTCTATTTCAAAATTTGAATTGTTAAAGAGCAAGTTTAAAAACGAAGCTTTAAACTTAGAAAAACTTAACAAAGTAAGCTTCTCTCAAATCGTGGAGGCGTATTATAGAGATAACTATAACAAGGTCAACACAATTATTTCCTTTATTTAAAACTTTTTAATATCAGCAGTATCACCAACATTAAAACGTTAAAAACAAAAAAGCCGCTTAGAAGCGGCTTTTCAAGCTCTCTTTTTAAAGAGATACATCAGATAATTTGTGTGAACGCTCACCAGAGGTTTCTATCGTTTAAGGAGGTGATCCAGCCCCAGGTTCCCCTAGGGCT
Protein-coding sequences here:
- a CDS encoding ZIP family metal transporter, with protein sequence MEPLYNVIFLTLLAGLAMPLGALIANFERIQPEWLEVELMHGITAFGGGALLSAIALVFVPEGVEHFTVKSAAFLFLLGGMAFMWLDIRLCKSKASMSQLVAMLVDFIPESLALGAAFALDASNGVLLAVLITMQNLPEGFNAFRELKSSSHYRSITIICFFALLALTGPIAGVIAHLWLSEWPEFVSGIMLFASGGILYAVFQDIAPQVVLEKHWAPPMGGSNGLHPWSSGLYACSWIKMYTKTLFLKYSEHFY
- a CDS encoding ATP-binding protein, which encodes MTSIFIMVIGLLFANHEVEELFDARLAQQARLLLTLSESIEKLGANEDIILPLLIDQSDTNASVGHKYESKIFYQIWSDDKLKITSDSMTFSSLKTDESGYGDAKSGQYEWRTFTLNKTSGNIKVIVAERADIRGEISDQIVFQTLFPEILAWPILAALVWGAVGFGLAPLQQLTQRIKKIAPTKLEPIEMSNVPKELAPLKTALNGLLLEIDVLMEREKRWIADAAHELRTPLSILRVHAENATLAENDTERTESLNQLTAGVDRSSRIVSQLLALARLEHQKKVIKEIVDVAAISRSMIADVLPLAWHNKVEISLDIDNSLSWLCGVESNHIEVLLQNLLSNAIKFSPDGSVINVIWSQSKNNAELKVIDVGKGIRQEEKHRLSERFFRTGEVDGAGLGLSIVKNIVDKYQGSLFFEDSFPKGLTVQVQLPILVLR
- a CDS encoding response regulator transcription factor codes for the protein MRILVIEDDLSLADGLVTALKREDYTVDLLHDGIYALDALANEVFDLVILDLGLPRLDGLSVLKQLRANENSVPVLILTARDALEDRVAGLDLGADDYLAKPFEVTELKARVRALLRRRYGRAISEIHYKGVTLFPASHKVTYQDKDVTLTRREYSLLHELVSQPGHVFTRDVLQQLMYGWGDDVESNALEVHIHHLRKKLFPEIIRTIRGIGYVVDQEMD